GTTGCTAGTGTCGTAATATCATCAATATTTATTGAAGATAGAGCTTTACCGTAAAGAGATAGTTGGTGTTCTGCCGTATGTCTCTCTCCTTTTGCAAATGTTAAATCATAGGCAGGAGTAGCTTTCCATTTAAAATCACTATGACACATAAAAGAAAAATTCCTGCTATGATCGTCTTGATTTACAAACATATAATTAAACAGCATTTGCAAGAAAAGCTGCTTTAGGCTATCTAGTGCCCCTAGCCTTACCGCTACCCTTAAGAGATCTTCGTATCCTATGCTCCTCGGAATATTGTAATCCAAATGAAGTAAGCCTGCAAGAGAGTGAACGTGGTATCTCGTGCCGCTTGGTTCTATATCAAATCTTTTTGTTATAAAATGGTGTTTTTTGTTAGTTTCTACTAAGTGGCAATCCATCATATTGATCCCACTTTTAATAGCAAGAACATGATAAATATACTCTATTTTAGAGTATGTTGATTTGTTTTCATCATTATTTGATGTGTCGTCATATTTTATAATGGCATGCATAAATCCATCTTTGAGCGGTTTGGTTCGATCGCCTAAAAAAATTTCTTTAGTATCGAGATTTATAGCTCCAATAGCTTTACTTCTAGCTCCCCCTACAAAAGAGTGGGCACTTATTAGAAAAGCATCTTGTAATAATTTATACTCCCCTCCCCTCTTTATCTTTTTAGCCTCTTCAAATATGTGCTTTAACTCTATAGTGTCAATAAGCTCATTCTCTTTTTCCATAGAAGGCTCGTAAGTAACAGCTCCTACTCCCCTATTTCCTATAAAAAGCAGCTTGTCACTTACAGTAGGATATTTATTGGATTTTTTTAAAAAAAAGTCTTTTAATATTTCGTTACCAAAATTGCCCGGTAATGAATCACTAACAAAGCCTGCAACCCGCTCTAGGTGAACTAAACTTGTTGTGTCTATCTCTTTTTGATTTGCATTTATCATTAAAGGGCTTGCTTTATGGCACCAATCATCTATTTGTTCAAGATAGACATTGTCCGATTCTTGATACATATTTGCTATGTGCTTTCCAAAAATAGATATTAAAATTTTTTGCATACTCTGTCTTAATTATTAAATATTTGTAATTATATCCAATTTTACAAGATAACTACAAATATTTATGGTTTTATTAAAATTTATTAACTAATTTTTGTGCAATTATAAAACCTTTAATAATTTTTAAGAACCGAATTTGTTTTTATTTTCATTTCTGCAGTGTCAGTTTTTATAAGAATCAAAGACTGATATATGTAGGCTCAATTAATTTTTATTTGTGGCATAAATTAGTGTTGATATCTAATTATAATATTATATTAATATTTAAATAATATCTTATCAATATTAGAAATAATATTATTATTGACTAAAATTAAAGCAAAGACTATTTTGTATGCTTTATTATATGAAACTTAATGGTATCAACAATTTGTTAAAATAATAAATAATTAGCTGATCAAATCGCTTTTTGATATAGTTTGAAGGAATGGACTTAAAGGCAAAAATGAAGAAACTTATCATCCTTGTATTTATCATTTATTGCGTGGCTTGCTACAAACTACAATAAGGCAGAAAATTTAATTGTAGTTGGTTCGATTTTAGTTATAATCGGTATGATAATTAGTTTTTTGATTATTAACAAAGAAATTGCTAAAATTCTAAAAGAAATTAGAGATTTAAAAAAAATAAAGGAGTAAAAAATGATTACTTATTTTGTTGTAGGCTCTATTGTTTTTGCCTTTTGTATGATAATTTACTCCGCAATAAAAACCGCTTATAGCTCATAAGAAAGAGGTATCAGCCGCCAAAGCAGCCGATACTATAAGAGCCGATATTATGAGGGAGAGAGAAAGTTTCATTTTCCGAATTTTTCTTCTCTATATATAATAATGATTACCCCACCTGTAACCATCAATACCTATTGCATCAAATCTTAGATGACCCTTAGTAGCCTTTTTCTTTAATGCACCGTATTTTTTAGCGTTGTCCATATCTCCCAGCTCGGCATATATAATAGACAAAAACTCGCATTGTCCCTTATCGCTTAATTTCTCGCAACCAAATTTAAGCATATTAGTAGCCTCTTTATCGGCTATAATCTCTTTTGCTGCTTTTGATATGCGGGACTCATCTTTTTCTCTGTATAACTTGGCAGCCACAATGTCAATAGCTACGATTTTGCAAGCACCCAGCACTTTCTTTTTATAGCAATACTCAGGCACAGTCTTTGTATAAAATTTCTCAAAATCGCCCTTGTTTAAGATGACTTTATTTCTTTCTGCTGCTAAACAATAAGCTTCATTGTCTTCAGTGGCACATTTTTTTGTAAATTTTTAATGTCGTTTTCCAGCACGTGAGGATGCTTGATGCTATTTGCTATTGCCATATCGGTCGTATAATCATACGTGTCTTTGGCATTTAAATTTAGACTTAAAAAACCTAATGCCAATAAGCAAGTAGCCGTAAATTTAATTAATTTCATTTAATTCTCCTTTGATATTTTAAAAATTTTATTATAAATTTCTACTCTTTGCAATACCATTTCCTTTTTTTGCTCATAATAATAGTGCCTTAATTTCACATAGGATATTTATTTTACATAGGTTTTTGTTTAGTTTTCTTGCACAA
This region of Campylobacter sp. RM16192 genomic DNA includes:
- a CDS encoding type II toxin-antitoxin system HipA family toxin, with protein sequence MQKILISIFGKHIANMYQESDNVYLEQIDDWCHKASPLMINANQKEIDTTSLVHLERVAGFVSDSLPGNFGNEILKDFFLKKSNKYPTVSDKLLFIGNRGVGAVTYEPSMEKENELIDTIELKHIFEEAKKIKRGGEYKLLQDAFLISAHSFVGGARSKAIGAINLDTKEIFLGDRTKPLKDGFMHAIIKYDDTSNNDENKSTYSKIEYIYHVLAIKSGINMMDCHLVETNKKHHFITKRFDIEPSGTRYHVHSLAGLLHLDYNIPRSIGYEDLLRVAVRLGALDSLKQLFLQMLFNYMFVNQDDHSRNFSFMCHSDFKWKATPAYDLTFAKGERHTAEHQLSLYGKALSSINIDDITTLATEFSIDLEFAADSLVKMKNLRDIELPKLLKHYNVGQIKQRQILEHTKTRTLQGAL